The region GCCTGCATCGTCTCGCGATCGGGGAATTTGATATAGTGGAAGAAGCAGCGGCGCAGAAAGGCGTCGGGCAGCTCCTTTTCATTGTTGCTGGTGATGACGACGATCGGGCGTTCGACCGCGCGCACCGTCTCCTTCGTCTCGTAGACATGGAATTCCATGCGATCGAGTTCCTGCAACAGATCGTTGGGGAATTCGATATCGGCCTTGTCGATCTCGTCGATCAGCAGGACGGGGGGCTTGGGGCGGGTGAAGGCCTCCCACAATTTGCCCTTGCGGATGTAATTGGCGATGTCGTGGACGCGTTCGTCGCCCAACTGGCCGTCGCGCAGGCGGGCGACGGCATCATATTCGTACAGGCCCTGCTGAGCCTTGGTGGTGGATTTGATGTTCCACTCGATCAGTTCGGCATCGACCGCCTTGGCGATCTCGTAGGCCAGCACGGTCTTGCCGGTGCCGGGCTCGCCCTTGACGAGCAACGGGC is a window of Sphingomonas sp. Leaf357 DNA encoding:
- a CDS encoding AAA family ATPase, whose product is MKRFEGTQSYVATDDLKVAVNAAVTLRRPLLVKGEPGTGKTVLAYEIAKAVDAELIEWNIKSTTKAQQGLYEYDAVARLRDGQLGDERVHDIANYIRKGKLWEAFTRPKPPVLLIDEIDKADIEFPNDLLQELDRMEFHVYETKETVRAVERPIVVITSNNEKELPDAFLRRCFFHYIKFPDRETMQAIVDVHFPGIQKILVNRAMDIFYDVRDVPGLKKKPSTSELLDWLKLLLHEDMPLDVLQNRDPTKAIPPLHGALLKNEQDVMLFERLAFMAKRQQNKG